The following coding sequences lie in one Treponema sp. OMZ 790 genomic window:
- a CDS encoding DUF3343 domain-containing protein, with product MKTYALFSFSSSHHAIAAEAVTSGGCASADEGLTEARLIPLPPEISAGCGLVLRVNGGGIKEAARLLAEAEIPYTGTYLLKTEKSERIVEKYDLS from the coding sequence TTGAAAACCTACGCACTTTTTTCGTTTTCGTCTTCTCATCATGCGATAGCGGCTGAAGCCGTAACTTCAGGCGGATGTGCCTCAGCCGACGAGGGGCTGACTGAGGCGAGGCTTATTCCGCTGCCGCCTGAGATTTCTGCGGGCTGCGGACTTGTTCTAAGGGTAAATGGAGGCGGAATAAAAGAAGCCGCACGCCTCTTAGCCGAGGCCGAAATTCCTTATACAGGAACCTATCTTTTAAAAACAGAAAAAAGTGAGAGGATTGTGGAAAAATATGATCTATCTTGA
- the yedF gene encoding sulfurtransferase-like selenium metabolism protein YedF, translated as MIEVNAMGQACPIPVIMAKKAVRENTGKENILVKVDNEVATQNLSKMAAQLGIGVEVNKISEKEFTVLLKAAEGVSLNPVEVPQTSNTEYAVVINSDQMGSGDEGFGKKLLEGFIYALTEQDVLPKFVICYNSGVRLTTENEKTVNDLKALASQGCEVLSCGLCLDFYGLKEELQVGSPTNMYRITEIMRTHFVVRP; from the coding sequence ATGATAGAAGTAAATGCTATGGGTCAGGCTTGTCCTATTCCCGTTATTATGGCAAAAAAGGCTGTAAGAGAAAATACGGGTAAAGAAAATATTTTGGTCAAGGTTGATAATGAGGTTGCAACTCAAAACCTTTCGAAGATGGCGGCTCAGCTCGGTATAGGGGTTGAGGTAAACAAGATAAGCGAAAAAGAGTTTACTGTTCTTTTAAAGGCTGCGGAGGGAGTAAGTTTAAATCCTGTCGAGGTGCCTCAAACTTCTAATACTGAATATGCCGTTGTTATAAATTCGGATCAGATGGGATCGGGAGATGAAGGCTTCGGAAAAAAACTTTTAGAAGGCTTTATCTATGCTCTCACAGAACAGGATGTGCTTCCCAAATTCGTTATCTGTTATAATTCCGGAGTAAGGCTTACAACCGAAAACGAAAAAACCGTAAACGACCTAAAGGCCCTCGCCTCTCAAGGCTGCGAAGTTTTGTCTTGCGGGCTCTGCCTTGACTTTTACGGGCTTAAAGAAGAACTTCAAGTCGGTTCTCCCACAAATATGTACCGCATTACCGAAATTATGCGTACCCATTTTGTAGTACGCCCTTAA
- a CDS encoding type II toxin-antitoxin system RelE/ParE family toxin yields MKIKEVIVSRFAEDDLNEIIAYHYSLSKNYIEKVISEFEKNIMSLKKYPKRGRIVPELEKQSILQYRELIQGYYRIVYEILSDAVIIHTIIDGRRNFEDIIISKLSRYYESKR; encoded by the coding sequence TTGAAAATTAAAGAAGTTATTGTTTCCCGATTCGCAGAGGACGATTTAAATGAAATTATCGCCTACCATTATTCATTGAGTAAAAACTATATTGAGAAAGTAATTTCCGAATTTGAAAAAAATATCATGTCCTTGAAAAAATATCCTAAGAGAGGCAGAATTGTTCCTGAACTTGAAAAACAGAGTATTTTGCAATACAGGGAACTTATTCAAGGATATTATAGAATTGTATATGAAATTTTAAGTGATGCTGTAATAATACATACAATTATTGACGGTAGAAGAAATTTTGAGGATATCATCATTTCAAAATTATCCCGCTATTATGAAAGTAAAAGATAA
- a CDS encoding type II toxin-antitoxin system Phd/YefM family antitoxin gives MLTNVQECIKPISYVKTNAADMMNFVNERKEPLIITQNGESRAVLIDVESYQEMKDAFTLLKIIQFSEKDVKAGNVKPASEVFTNLRRKYNLEN, from the coding sequence ATGCTTACTAATGTGCAAGAATGTATAAAGCCTATTTCTTATGTAAAAACAAATGCTGCCGATATGATGAATTTTGTAAATGAAAGAAAAGAACCTCTCATTATAACACAAAACGGAGAATCCAGAGCAGTCTTGATTGATGTTGAATCTTATCAGGAAATGAAGGATGCTTTTACTTTATTAAAGATAATTCAATTTTCGGAAAAAGATGTAAAGGCAGGAAATGTGAAACCTGCTTCAGAAGTTTTTACAAATTTGAGAAGGAAATATAATCTTGAAAATTAA